The following coding sequences are from one Nicotiana tomentosiformis chromosome 3, ASM39032v3, whole genome shotgun sequence window:
- the LOC104097035 gene encoding tubulin beta-1 chain-like gives MGTLLISKIGEEYPDRMMLTFSVFPSPKVSDTVVEPYNATLSVHQLVENANECMVLDNEALYDICFRTLKLTTPSFGDLNHLISATMSGVTCCLRFPET, from the exons ATGGGAACTCTACTTATATCTAAGATAGGGGAAGAGTACCCGGACAGAATGATGCTTACTTTCTCTGTGTTCCCTTCCCCGAAAGTTTCAGACACTGTTGTTGAGCCCTATAATGCTACTCTCTCTGTTCACCAGCTTGTTGAGAATGCAAATGAGTGTATGGTCTTGGACAATGAAGCTCTTTATGACATTTGCTTCCGAACTCTCAAACTTACTACCCCGAGCT TTGGAGACCTTAATCATTTGATTTCTGCCACCATGAGTGGTGTAACTTGCTGCCTCCGATTCCCTG AAACCTGA
- the LOC108945280 gene encoding LOW QUALITY PROTEIN: uncharacterized protein (The sequence of the model RefSeq protein was modified relative to this genomic sequence to represent the inferred CDS: substituted 2 bases at 2 genomic stop codons): MLLSTSVNSISSIASPVYQCRKAFLRNIAVNCSLKLRNISXIEVELPMKVEAIFSPVGGMSQTVEFTLLGIHSTKXEEFLFCTLIICSSTSLVLIFPRNIDEAVR, encoded by the coding sequence ATGTTGCTTTCAACCTCTGTAAACTCCATCTCATCCATAGCTTCTCCGGTGTACCAATGCAGGAAAGCTTTTCTTCGAAACATTGCTGTAAATTGCTCACTGAAGCTACGGAACATCTCTTGAATTGAGGTGGAATTGCCAATGAAAGTTGAGGCCATCTTCAGTCCAGTTGGAGGGATGTCACAGACAGTAGAGTTCACATTGTTAGGAATCCACTCAACAAAGTAAGAAGAGTTCTTGTTCTGTACATTAATCATTTGCTCATCAACTTCCTTGGTGCTCATTTTCCCCCGGAACATTGATGAAGCAGTCAGATAA